The genomic stretch TTAATAAtacttgttgctggtggtccaaaccgagaacgattggcacagcggtgtgaacggggttccctttgagttgctttggttgcgctccgccctccgccgtgaaacctgcaagcaagcctcgcaccaccaccggggtagtgggggccctccgacgatcaagtcagaggagatcgaaggagaaggagaaggagaaggtagcaggtgagatgatactctggaagatatatcttaccctcccccttcccccccagcctcatatatatcaggctggggggtttttccggggattcgtcatcgtgtggcacgatggggctgccactgacatggccgttacagggcgtcgtggggcagcgctgggtacagccatggcagggcatagtggagctccgctttgtacggctgttacaggggatcgtggggcagcgccggatacggccgttgcagggagtagtggagcagggggccgcggcgtgcctcagaggaacagtctgttgttgtcgagagattgccgactcggagtcggattgccgtagtcttcctgggcgcgcgtgccggtcacgtggggcatggtggctaagttcccccgtaacagtagccccccactcccgagcctggaaccaggaggagaacgggtgaagggagtgatgctttgagattgccgccatccctcggaaaggcgcgcgcgctccgagcttcccgccttctttatggcgtatggcagttgtcgctgatctggcggtctgcggatttcgggggacatccttcctctttttaactctcggtagcgcctcgccgactcctgactcttgaagttcctccggcgctaggccaggcatccgagggttaggcctcaggaaattcatccggcgctaggccaggcatccgagggttaggcctcaggaaattcttccagcgctaggccaggcatccgagggttaggcctcaggaaattcttccggtgctaggccaggcatccgagggttaggcctcaggaaattcatccggcgctaggccaggcatccgagggttaggcctcaggaaattcttccggcgctaggccaggcatccgagggttaggcctcaggaaattcatccggcgctaggccaggcatccgaggattaggcctcaggaaattcttccggcactaggccaggcatccgaggattaggcctcagaaaattcttccggcgctaggccaggcatccaagggttaggcctcaggaaattcatccggcgctaggccaggcatccgagggttaggcctcaggaaattcttccggcgctaggccaggcatccgagggttaggcctcaggaaattcatccggcgctaggccaggcatccgaggattaggcctcaggaaattcttccggcactaggccaggcatccgagggttaggcctcaggaaattcttccggcgctaggccaggcatccgagggttaggcctcaggaaattcatccggcgctaggccaggcatccgagggttaggcctcagaaaattccgctcgttggtcggccaaggctggcgcaagccgaggcgaccggtcggggcttcaggctagtccgcCCCCggaatggtcatcgggttagcctggcatccgagggccgagcctcggggaattccgctcattggtcggccaaggctggcgcaagccgaggcgaccggtcggggcttcaggctagtctgctcccgggatgatcatcgggttagcctggcatccgagggccgagcctcgggaaattcatccggcgctaggccaggcatccgagggttaggcctcaggaaattcttccggcgctaggcctcaggaaattcttccggcgctaggccaggcatccgagggttaggcctcaggaaattccgctcgttggtcggccaaggctggcgcaagccgaggcgaccggtcggggcttcaggctagtctgcccccgggatggtcatcgggatagcctggcatccgagggccgagcctcggggaattccgctcattggtcggccaaggctggcgcaagccgaggcgaccggtcggggcttcaggctagtctgctcccgggatgatcatcgggttagcctggcatccgagggccgagcctcgggaaattccgctcgttggtcggccaaggctggcgcaagccgaggcgaccggtcggggcttcaggctagtctgctcccgggatgatcatcgggttagcctggcatccgagggccgagcctcgggaaattccgctcgttggtcggccaaggctggcgcaagccgaggcgaccggtcggggcttcaggctagtctgctcccgggatgatcatcgggttagcctggcatccgagggccgagcctcgggaaattccgctcgttggtcggccaaggctggcgcaagccgaggcgaccggtcggggcttcaggctagtctgctcccgggatgatcatcgggttagcctggcatccgagggcggagcctcgggaaattccgctcgttggtcggccaaggctggcgcaagccgaggcgaccggtcggggcttccactatccacaagaacacgccttacatcatagtttgccatagtgagggagatcaccatggcgtcatcgtggggagtctgaaccccctttacatccttatcagaaaaggtgattacattgccgaccctctgcctctttacgacggccgtccctgacgcttccgtcgagccccctgcgttcctcacgggccgagagcagcccccagtgatagtgtggatcacgcccgcaacgggtcgattctgctcccggggctccggaggagccgggtcggccggacgcgggtctgcggggggacgtcggtcgctcacatatcgaccgagacgcccccgacggataagagcctcgatctcgtctcgaagctggaagcagtcctctgtgtcgtggccgtggtctcggtggtactcacagtacgcccgggagggcctcttcccagggatccttcgtatctgtctcggggccgggaggtcctcccgccccttgatctccataaggatctgggcccggggagtcaggagaggggtgtaccggttgaaacgtcggggcggagaacgagggcgtggggcgccgtggttcttcgccggcgacgggcttctgcgccgacgctggggcgtcgggctcctcctctggcgtgcctctttccgccttttcttcccaagctttggagggatctcggcagcctccttgctccggtgggcggccgcctcctcggcgtccgcatactggttcgcccgggacaacagctctgggaagctccgcggcaggcgtttgtctagggagaaggtgagcctgcccttccggaagccacgcttcagggctgaaagagctacctcctgactcaggttccggacctccagcgtagcactgttgaagcgggtaagataatcccgcaggctttctccctcgttttgccggacgtcaaagagggagtcggagaccagtcgccgccggctactgacggcgaaatgagtgatgaagaggcgagtgaactggtcgaaagaccggattgagtcagcctccagcccggcgaaccacgccctcgccgggccacggagggttgccgggaaggccttgcagagaaggggatctgatgctccgtggaggagcataagggtcctgaaactctcgacgtgatcccgcgggtctgccgccccgtcatagggctcgatcgccggcattttgaaccccgggggattcggggtccgcaggatcctcgaggcaagcgccggctgggaggagatctctaagtcggcgaaggaatttttggaatggcccttcaggacctggagttgtcggtggagatcgtccacccgccggtccagggagcgcgaccggtgggtgggagacaaggagcggcgagtgggggaccgactggagcgcgggttcctcgaggactggggggtctggaaacgcgcccgggcccgcctctcgtaccccgcgcagctccgatgggaaggtcccggcagaatagaccgtgctcgagaatcctcctcgcgccggcgctcctccccatgggagaggaaggagcgcgagttgaggaggacaggcgagcgctcagggagcagtggctcctgagcccgctgcggcgcccgggacatcgcaccctgcagattctgcaccacctccgcgagggtgcgaacctgctgggctagctggtcgaactgggcggcttcgaccgtctgaatgggcggtggggtggtggagtgttgctgagagtgtgttggagatgaagcggcctcccggccggaggcgcgagaggccccgcgaccagaagcattggaagctccacgaccacctcgccgtgccattacgatcgctctgagatccgtgcccttcctctagcgccaactgttgctggtggtccaaaccgagaacgattggcacagcggtgtgaacggggttccctttgagttgctttggttgcgctccgccctccgccgtgaaacctgcaagcaagcctcgcaccaccaccggggtagtgggggccctccgacgatcaagtcagaggagatcgaaggagaaggagaaggagaaggtagcaggtgagatgatactctggaagatatatcttaccctcccccttcccccccagcctcatatatatcaggctggggggtttttccggggattcgtcatcgtgtggtacgatggggctgccactgacatggccgttacagggcgtcgtggggcagcgctgggtacagccatggcagggcatagtggagctccacgttgtacggctgttacaggggatcgtggggcagcgccggatacggccgttgcagggagtagtggagcagggggccgcggcgtgcctcagaggaacagtctgttgttgtcgagagattgccgactcggggtcggattgctggatcaaggggcagccgactcggggtcgggctgcggagccgaagatatccgacccgaggtcggattgctggatcaaggggcagccgactcggggtcgggctgcggagccgaagatatccgacccgaggtcggattgctggatcaaggggcagccgtagtcttcctgggcgcgcgtgccggtcacgtggggcatggtggctaagttcccccgtaacaatactaaaaatataattatataaaatttaataacTTATATTGAAATCAAGAACAAactatttatatttaatattaagTTAATTTAGATTGGGTTAGGTACAAATTGGGTTTAAATCGAATCCTAACCTAACTTAACTTTGGGTTGGGTTTGAAATATTTTGAATCTCCCCTCCCCCCCTTGTTTTTAGCACCGGAAGGCTCACGAGTGGTTGATTCTCTCCTTGCACTAACTGACCTTTCATGTGCATTGGATGTGTGTAAGCCCACTATTAGGCTTGTTAAACGAGTCCAagtccgagcccgagcccaacatAAGGTTCATTTAtatccgagcccgagcagctcacgagcccaaacgagccctaGTATTCTAGCAGGCCAGCGGCCCAGCCCAAATGAGCTCAAGTCTGCTTGCTGTTTTGGCTCTTGCTGATTCGctgaagggctcgtttggttcgcgggaaaagaaggggggaaagtgtggtcaacgggaaagtaatgagatgcctcttgtttggttggagttttcaaaggagagagaagggaaagttgtattcccatggaaatgtgattcccatatttcatgggaaagtctttcccatgagaaacatgggaaagttactttcccatgaggcgggaatcactccatttttactttttcccaaaaagtcccttcagcattaaagaagcattaaagatgcattaaaaacctaatttttattaagggcataataggaattatatataactttcctaggaaagtggatggccaaccaaacataagcaccttggaaatttgtcacttttccatggtcaaccaaacatgccaaaagtacttttctaggcatcctttttctaggaatttgtttttcaggaatcatattcctaggaaggaaaatgcttcccgcgaaccaaacgagccagaAGTGATGAAGTCTCCGAGGCTCCCAGCCCCCGCCCGATGCCGATTGACCTTTGCCATTTGGATTTGGTCCTCTCTCCAGTTGCCCTAGTCTCCAACTCTCCCAGACTCCCACTCGGCCACTCCCAGCCCTCCCCCGAATCCCGATCCCCTTCCCCACACGCCGCGCCGCCGGCCGTGAAGCCCGTCCGCACGCCCTAGTCTCCCAGACTTCCACTCGGCCACTCCCTTCGCCCACACGCCGCGCCGCCGGCCGTGAAGCCCGTCCGCCGAGCACCACCACCCCTTCCCCCTTcgcctccttctccttccctcCCTCACTTCCCCCAAaattgcccccccccccccccccccctctctcactGCCGTGAGCCGCTCGGCGCCAACAGAGCCGCCACCCGTCACCACCGTCTCCCCACCCCTCTTCAGTCTTCCTTTCGCCACAGTTCACTCGAGCCCCCGACCACCCCACCTCCCCGACTCCACCGACCACTATAACAGCCGCCTCCGCCCgagcaaaccctaaccctagcacGCGCGCAGAGCTTCTTCGGCGCAGTGGGTGAGCCTCCGCTTCTTACTCCCTCCACTCCCAACAAAATCTATAATTTCTGGAGCCAACCCTCCCGGATGGGCAAGTTGGGCCCGGCTTGACCCCCAacccccccaccccaccccaccccaccccaccccaccccaccaaCCTAGAGTTGCGCCGCTTCTTAAACCGGAGCCTTAGGTTCTTTCCGAGAGCCACCCAGCTCCATCCTTTGTCGCCTCCGTTGTTCTCCAGCAGCCAATCCGAATCGTTCAGATTTGCAGCATGGTTGAGCTTCTTTTCGAGGATATCTTCACGCTGACCAGGCTCGACCCAGATGGTAAAAAATTTGATAAAGGTAATGCATAATGTCGTTCACGAGCGTCAAAATTTAATCTTGCTTTTTCGCTcgatggaaaaaaaaagttatcaCGTCATATTGCTTTTGGGATTTgttttcatttctttcaaagtctgaaaattttattttattgtgaTCACTTTGCATATGGTAAAGCTAGCAAGATGGGTACAAATCGGATTCTGCGTGGATCTGTATCAGAGTTTGCTAAATCTTTTGAAAAATGACtgttttgattctttccaaAGATTTGTATCTAAGGAAGCCAACAAACTGAAATGTAGAACCTGAATTAGTTTAGAATTATCCAGTCTAGATCGAGATGCAAGACCCATAAGGAGAATCTGAGCTGAATCTGAACCAGGTTTCATCATTGGATTTTAAGTTAATATCTAGCTCTTGTTAAATtcaaacacatttttttttaaacgtcTGTGAGAAAAAATTGTATAATATATAAAGTTGGATGGCAGCAGCATGCGGCCTTGGATACCATAAGGCTTGCAATCTGATTTATGGATGTGGATGCAACCTTGAATACCTGATTGCTCTTCAAACTTGGTCGGTTCTTATATTGCTTGGATAATTGATTCTTGTTGCTTCGTTGATCGCGAGAAAAGTGCAGCTGGTTTTAATTTGTGTTTCAATATTAAATGCTTATTTTATGGAACAGGCATGCTCAAGTGTTatactcaattttttttaatattatcaaTGAACAcgatatttttgttttcttgataGAAATGAActtaatattaattttgaaagacTTTTCTTGTTACTTGTAATACACTGGCATATGTGAATTCCCAAGTATGTTGGTTGCAATCTGATTAATTTCTTGTGGACCTTTTCTATTTGTCAAAACTCGTTACTATTTAGCAATTTCATTTAGACACTTAGTGGATATTGCATTGTTTCTTCTATtcagtttgattttttttcttaatttaattGTTAGAAAATGGAACTGCGACATTGGATCTTGAATCTATTAACATTATTtgcttctatttatttaagtccACTCTATTTTAACTCAAAGCTGCTTCTCTATGATTTTTGTAAAGTGACCCGAATTGAAGCACGCAGCGAGCAGTTCGATATGTCCATGCAGCTAGATGTCAATACTGAAGTTTATCCACTTCATGTCGGAGACAAATTCACAATGGTTCTAGCTCCAACTCTGAGTCTGGATGGAACTCCTGACAGTGGCTACTATACGCAGGTGATCAATTTATTGATTCTCTTTATCCTATTTGTTAACAACTCTAGGATTATTTTATCCAATATAGAAGTATCAAGAAGATTAATACATATCGCATATGAATTTTCATAGTACCTCTGGAGATTGATTTATTGACACTCCATGCTTAGATGGTATATCTCCTCCCTTTTTCACTCCTCAAGACATAAAGTTCAAACAATGGATCACCTtgaaattgaatttaatatcagggacactttttttttttaatgaaattaaCAAATTGTAGAATTTATACCTCAAGATCAATTGACTTTGGAATCTGACTTATGAACTTCTTTTTTTGGATCTTCAGGGACAGCGAAAGTCGCTTGCGGATAAGTTTGAGTATGTTATGCATGGGAAAACTATATAAGATCTCAGAGGAGAGTTCTGGACCAAATGTGAAAGTGTATGGCTTTTGTTTAGTATCTTTTCCTCTTAGTTATTGAATTGTATGCTTTTATAGTAGATAAGTATCTCTGCTTACTCTTAGTAAATTCAGAAATGTGAGTTGTGGAAGTTCTGTTGACACTATCTGCCTATCATTACGTTCTATGAATTTCCACTTAGAGGGCATGAAGAGGCCTTGACTTTAAAATAAATAGCTACAAAATATTTTTGTCGGTGAAAAAAATTGCAGATTGAAGCATTGCCTCGGTGAACATAGTATGAGAGCGGCAGGCATCCCATTTATCAATTGTTACTTCATATGCATGCAATACTTGATGAATGAAACTTGACGAGTTTTTGGAGGTTATTGCTGTCGGATGGATTTGTATCTTAAATGTTACGTATTGTCTATGAAGCAGTCCTATGGTATATATTTTCAGAATATTTTTTGAAGTTTTGAACTATTATTATCGGCCATGCCAGAAGTTGCAATCATGTTAGCATTGAAGTTCTCTGATGTTATGGCTTAGCACCAAAGGACCTTGAATACTATTGACATTTTGGAATAGTGAGCTTTTAAATTAGGTTTGTAGCTTAAGTCAAAACCTTTTAGGATGTCGAACTTAACTATATGCTCATTAGACCTTTGCATGGGTTTTCCTAGTCCATTGTTTTCTTGCTTGGCATATCAATATGTCAATCAGGTAAATCCTGGAAGTGGTCCAAATATAGAAGTTATCACCTGAATACCCATCAACCATTTGACAATTTTCTTAGTATTCCACATTACACTAAAAACCTAGTGCACAGGACAAGCACATTATTTCCATAATTTTCCATACTTCTATGTTTGTCTTTTGGTATAAGACAGTCCGGTTTATCATTTCTAAAGTTTATTCTGTGATGGCGAGGTTCATGTGCACCCCAATTAATATGAAATACCCTGTAGTTCTATTGCCCTAAGAAAGTCCATTCAACATTTTCTAATGCATATTTCCATCTCATatgaattttataaatttattatattttatatcataGTCACATCACGCATGTACCGTGACCTATACCTCAAGTTTTTTTCATCCTCGTTTAGTtagaaaattgaacctaatttaatttatatattaaGTTGTTTCCCCCTATTTTGAGCTAATTGAATTATATTCTTTGCACCTCTTATGCCTAATATGTTCTACTTGCATacttatttaaaagaaaaaaagttgatGCTAAGTTTAAAGTTAGTCAGTAATTACTTTGCATAAGCTTTTAGCATTCCTTTAGGTCAAGCAGAACCTTGTTCCATTTATTGCCTTTTGTATCTTGGCCTAAGACCACCTATCCTTTTTTCCCCAAGTTTGTCTTTAACCTAAAGATATCCAGAGTCTTTGTAGCTATCATTTGGATTGGAAAAAAAAGTTAAGTTTAATTTCTTATCAAcaactttctttttgttttatttttatgtgAACATTTTTACACCAGAAAAGGACATAAAAGAAGGGAACTAGATGACTATAGTAGCACCACTCAAACAGGAATTCTGATTCTTCCCCAAATGTTGCCACCTTGTGCCCATATTAATTTTTTCAAAAGATTCTGACAATGCAGAACTAGTGCGTTAACTCTAAGTACTTTCAAAATGAATGAGCTAAGTGGATGGTTTTCCTGCTTGATAAATATGGTTCTCTCCAGATCTTTGATACGAGCCAGTTGTTTCTTATCCCATATATTCTGGCAGGCTTATTTTAGCTGTAGTGCGAGTCAAGATTAGCTATGATAATCCCCAAGTATGAATATTATGCCAGTGGATGACATTAATTTTTCCACTTTGCTTTTTCCACCTTGGTTTCTAATGTCTAGAAGGCTTCATTTGCTTCCTATTTAATTGTACtaatattatttctctcttgttTTGATCAGGGAGCTATATGCTTCATTTGGTGGGCTTCTGATGATGCTCAAGGGGGATCCCTCTAATGCGACCAACTTTGAGTTGGATCAAAGGTTGTTTCTGCTGATGAGGAAAGTGTGAAGCCATAGTTATGCAGTGCCAGAGCAAGTAACTCAGTTAAAAACTCATCTTGTTCGCAAACTAGTTGATCTCTTTAATACTTGGGGCCGTGAAGGTTATATGAAGACCGGTATTGCAGGAGCAGATTTGGAGTATATCTGCAGCTTGTGTTTGTTTACAATATAATGTCTACGAGCATTGTTTTTATCCTTGGACAGCTGAACACCAAATTGCGCAAAACATATCTATGGTTGGTGTTTAAATTGTTCACACTATAAGAAAGCCAAACATTTCATCCGTGGGAGAACTTTAACATCTTTATATCTAAGATATGCATGCTTAAAATACTCCTTAGGTGTTAAATTATCCTGCAATACCATAAAGATGTTCTACTCTTTTTTACATAAATTAGCTTAATCCAGTACTTTAGGGCAGAATTTTTTCATGTGTCTCACCATTCATCTCTGTGACAGTGGAACTCAGTTCGATGTGATTTTGTTTGCAGAATACCTATGAAGCAGATGTTAGTATGGGCATAggtctatttttaatttttattcctCTGCTATATCCAATTGGGCAGTCAAATAACCTCCAGTCCTACAATGGGGTTACTGGAAATCACCTAAGTTGGATCTGGATTAAAGAATGTGTTATATCTTTCCCAATAAATAATATACTTGTCAACTATAGCTGATCACAGGCCAGGTCTCGGGCCgaaactttatttatttttaattaggcttcGGGCTGGACCTATTTAAATTTGACTTTTTTTGTGCTCAAGTCCGGCTCATGATCAGCTGCTTTATTGTCAACCTTAGGAAAGCATACCTAAATCAAACTGCTGCGAGCGCAGTCAGTTAGTTGTTTTGTATTCTTTTTTATGCGGATTAAACAAAGATGTAAATATCTACCCTTTCTTCATAGCAAACTTTAGAAAATTAAGCAGTTGATACATATAGTGTCTTTATATGGGACAAAGTATTTTGGAGCTCATACATATGAGAGGACTGATATGCCAGGATCCTTCCACACAGAGTGGTTTAAGATTGCAAAACAGACAAAAATGTGAGATGCAACTTGGAAGAATCTTGGAACTAAATGTTGGGTAGAGTATGTCCTGCGTTTATTCAACATTACATCTCATTTCATGATTACGGGATCTGTcaaactctttaaacttattgAAGTTGTTTTTGTCGCGGCCTTGAAGTTCAATGCCTTTTGGATTCTGTACCCAAGTTTAAACTTTACCATTTTGATTCCCATCAATGCGGAGTGCAACTTGAACTTTCGGCTAGCTTTTGGAAATTTTAATATCCATTCATGGTCTATTTTCCGAGTGAAGGCATATGCCTGCTGCTTTGTTCGTTTGCTTATCATAATgcttctctctctgttttttgtgATATGGTCTATGTTAAATGCTGGTTTCTTGGCACCAGATAATAGGACGGAGAGTTTTTCACTGCATATGGAGGTTGATACGTCAACCTCACCAAATTTTTCTGCATATAAAATCTGTCATGCtgaaatatttaatattttcaaTCATTTGATTCAGTTACCTCAAGAATATTATTTTCCAAGGGTTTTTTAGAATGTCATCGGTGAACCAAGGGGGGGATACCCACGACTCTTTCTACGAAGACACAATATAGAGAAGGTCTTTTTCGTGTCATATaaacaacaacaataaaaatGTCTGGTCtgtaaagaaggaagaagttttACGTTGGGCAATTTTGTAGATCcactataattttaaaattaagtaGTACAAACTGCATGATGTGCACCTTGTTGTGAACTCAAAACTTATTGGCAGCATGGTGCATGCACTTGCagcttacaatttttttttttttttttttcaaatatcagAATACCGAGGACTGGTTATCTGTGACACCT from Phoenix dactylifera cultivar Barhee BC4 unplaced genomic scaffold, palm_55x_up_171113_PBpolish2nd_filt_p 002290F, whole genome shotgun sequence encodes the following:
- the LOC120109498 gene encoding LOW QUALITY PROTEIN: DNA-directed RNA polymerases II, IV and V subunit 8B-like (The sequence of the model RefSeq protein was modified relative to this genomic sequence to represent the inferred CDS: deleted 1 base in 1 codon), producing MVELLFEDIFTLTRLDPDGKKFDKVTRIEARSEQFDMSMQLDVNTEVYPLHVGDKFTMVLAPTLSLDGTPDSGYYTQGQRKSLADKFEYVMHGKLYKISEESSGPNVKVELYASFGGLLMMLKGDPSNATNFELDQRLFLLMRKV